Part of the Spirochaetota bacterium genome is shown below.
TATCATCTCTTAGGAAAAGGTGATGCAATAATTAGAGGAAGTGAGATTGCTGGCAGTAAAATCGGAGATATTGTAGCAAATTTACATAAAGTTAGGGACAGCGATTTTGTAATATATTGTTTTCGTGGAGGTCTTAGATCAACATCCCTTGTTTCGCTTTTCACATCACTCGATTTCAATATATATAAGCTTAAGGATGGTTATAAGGGATATAGAAAATATGTTTTATTGAGGCTAAATTCATTAAGCATCAAACCCAAAGTATTTGTAATTCAAGGACTAACAGGAACAGGAAAGACTGCTGTACTGAGGAGGTTGAAGAACTCAATCGATCTTGAGGGGATGGCAGGGCATAGAAGCTCTGTTTTTGGAGGGATTGGCCTACAGCAGAAGACACAGAAGATGTTTGAAAGTCTTCTGCTGAACAGAATAGATTCTCTTAATGAGGAAGAGTATATTGTATTTGAGGGAGAATCAAGAAAGATAGGGAATTTGCACATTCCCTTGAAAATACTCAATCACTTATATAATTCTCCCACAATACTTTTGAAGGCTAGCATAGAAAGAAGGGTAGAGATTTTATTAAAGGAATATACAGTAAATTTGAATTCTGATGAGGTGGTCTCAATAGTTAAATCATTATCCAACCGCATAGGAGTTAAGAATGTCAACCTCTTGGTAGAGCTTTTTATGAATGGGAAGTTATTTGAGTTTACGAGATTGCTTCTTGATAAATACTACGATCCTCTATACAAGCATACCCTGAAAAAGATGGATTTTATTGCTGAAATTGTGAATATAAACTGTAACAAAACGACAACCGAGATTGAGAGGATTATTGAGGAGCATATCCACAGTGCAGCGTAGCACATATATCAGTTTGTTTTACATTACCTTAGAAAGGAGTATAATGATATACAATAAGCTATTTGTCAATCAACCCATAGAATTGAGCTGAAATCCTTTATTTTCTGTGATTTTATAATTTTTTTCCATTTCTTCCTAATCAGTGATCCACGAAGACTTGCACCTTTAAAATTTACTGAGCTGAGGTCCGAAAAAGTGAAATCCACTTGAATAAGCAATGAGCTGCCAAAGTTTGCCTCATTGAGTTGTGCCCTCCTGAGATCTGCTTTTGTAAGATTTGCGTTAAACAAATTCGTTAATGTAAGGTCTGCATCCCTAAAATTTGCGCCCCTCAAATCAGCCCCTAGCATGTTTGCACCTGATAATTTTGCTTTATTGAGGTTAGCATTTAATAATTTTATTCCACTTAGATCAGCATTACGCAGATTTGCTCCGGTAAGATTTGCTTCAGTCAGATTCGCATTAGAGAGATTTGCATTGGTGAGGTTGGCGTTACTGAGATTTGCGCCAAAGAGATTCGCATTTGAAAGATTAGCATCAGTAAGGTCTGCATTCCTGAGATCCGCATTGCTTAGATTTGCTCCACTTAAATTTGCTCGTCTAAGGTCCCTACCCTTAAAATCCGAATTGCTGAGATCTCTTTTGCTTAGATCAATCCCAATAAGATTCTGATCCTCTTGCTGGAGTTGGACATTATCAGCATCCTTTGACAATGAACTACAATTTACACTAAGTCCGATAAAGAGTATAAAGCATAGATCCATAATTTTGGAAATAAATTTTATTCTTGTCATTTTATGCAAACCTGTTGAAATTAAAATATTGACTAATTCACTAATTGTCAAGATAAAATATAACCTCATTGACCTTTGGTTGATTATAAAGAATAAACCTAATACTCCTAGAAACAAGTGATTTATTATTTAATAATAACATGTAAAACTATTTGAGATTAGTTTAATAGTATATATTAACGATAAGTTTATATGAAGGATAAGATAAAAGGAATTCTAATTGGGAATATTCTTGGCGATTCCCTCGGAACGTCATTAAATGGATTAAGCAGAGGACATATTAAATCTATATATAAAGAAATCGTCGCATATCCGGATCCAATTCCCGCGTTAAAGGGTAAAATAAATAAATGGCGCAAACCAGGACTATACTCTTCTCTCACCCAGATGATGATAATATTTTCATCTATATTAAATATCAGCCCTAAGAGGAAAATATCAATATTTCTGAAGTATATTAAGAATTGTCCACAAATTGGGGGATGCGAATATGGCATATTTCGGCATCCAGGACATATGGAACGTAACCTAATTAAAAGAATCTATTCTACGGATAAGCGCGAAGAAATATCTGAATTCACTTCTCCATGCGCAAGGCTTATTCCAGTAATTATACCAGGGCTTTTAGACAATTCAATCCCACAGATACAATTTATATCTAACATAATAACCTTCTCTCAGGTATTTAACCGAAATATTGCAACAACTGCCGCCACTTTAGCCTTTGCAACAATCCTTAGGCGACTATTATATGATAAATATGTTTCCAAGCTGATTCCCATTGCGATAGAGGAAATCAATATCCTGCAAGGAGTAATAATGGACAATTCTCTCCTCATAGATGAACAAATAATTGATGTTCATTCCCTAAAAGACTCATTAGCTTCCTTTAATAAAATATTTAATGAGATTGAAGCAATAGAAGTCAAGGAATGTGCTGAAGAGATCATCTGTAAGCATGTTAATAGATCACTGAAGACACCGATAAAAAGGGCAACAGTAAATAATCCCCTTAGTATTGTTCCATATGCTATCTATCTTGCTGGAATACAGCTAGAAGACCCATCTACCGCCCTTTTTTCATCTCTTCATGAAGGTGGATCTACCTCTGTTTTATGCTCTCTCACTGGAATAATAATGGGAACGATCTTGGGCACATCATGGCTTCCAAATAATTTAGTTCAGGGACTGGTAAATAGAAAGCAAATTCTTTATATTGTTGAATCCATTGCATCCAGAAATGTCACAGATTCAATGATCCTTGACTTTGTTCAATCTGAGGTTTCACTAACTACAAAAGAGATTGAGGAATTGAATGCAAAAATGAAACATTGGAAACCAAATGTCAAAACTCATAAAACAAAAAAAGATCAGGAAAAAGAACTTACACAACATGTTGTTGAGAGTTGGACAAAACTCGACAAATCGAAATGGAAAAGAGAAAAAAGAAGAAATATAAGTAAAACTTAATATATCTCCTACATAGATGGAGTCATACTCCTTCAATTATATTTTCACTAATACATTTAAAGTTTGCTTATATATATTTGGCAGCTTAAAATCTTCATTGTATGAAGGTTCGTGAATTTCAACCCTATTTGTTGAAGCACCTCCTTTACAACTTTCTAATCTCTAAAATATAATTAACTAATCTAAAAAATACTTGCATATTCCATTCTGATATTGTTTATTATTAAGACATTCTGAGTAAATTAACATCAATGCAAATGTTGAAATATCAACACAATAAACGCACTATTTTATAGGAAAAATTAGACAATTTACAGTGGTTTTTTTAACTCGGGTTGTATTAAATAATTTATTTACGAGGATGTGTAAATTTAGTCATGAGTAAAAGATTTATTATATTTTCAGTTTATATTATTTTTAGCATGTTAAACCTCTCATGTTTTGGAGAACCTAAAATTGAATTCTATGAGACACATCACGACTTTGGTGAAGCAGGACAGAATATGACCTTAAAGCATACCTTCTTCTTCAAAAATGCTGGAGGAGGGACATTATTGATAAAAAAGATAAAAGCAGGTTGAGGTTGTACCGGAGTTCTTCTCTCAAAGAAGGATATCCCCGCTGGATGCGAGGGAGAAATTGAGGTAATCCTAAAAACAGGCAAGAGAAAGGGCAAAATTAAAAAATCTATTTATGTACATTCAAATGATCCGAAATCGAAGAGAATGAAATTAACTATATCTGCAACCATTTCTGAAAAGATGACATTGTCTTTTGAACAGTTTAATAATCCATTTTTTCAACTTGATGATGACAAATAATATCTTCTGGGAAGTGTTTTCTTACTTAATTGATAAAGGTGAGTTATACTAATCGTTGCGCTAATTAAAAGAGCTATTTATTCTTTCGACCTGTTTAGGTTAATGAGTTTCTTAAGAGGTTTGCAAGTAGATTTAAAGTGAAATTATCGGGGCTGCCTGAAAAGAGCGCTTTTCCAAGACAGCCCCCTTTTTTTCTAACTTATAATCTTATATTATTAACTAAAAATTATAACACACCGAGCCATAGATTGTAAATGGCAGCCAATCTCCCAGACTGAGATCAATAACATCAATTCTTCCGCCAATGTCAATTAGAATATCACCCTCTAATGGTATTACATAACCACCCTTCACTACAAAAGTTGTGAAACTTTCATCAGCTGAATAAGACACACTATAAGGTACGAAGGTATAGTCGTAATAAGGATATGTAGGAATAGTAGTCATAACAGGCATGTAAGATTCCATTTCCCAATCCCATTTCAATTTTGTTATTGCCAGACCTGCTCCAATATATATTGCATCAAAAGCGCTACCCTCCTTAAAATCTTTTGACAACCAATAACGGGCGCCTACACCAATCTGATATACCTGGAAATTACTCCATAAATCCGTTGCCTCGGATATTAGTAGATCATAGTAAAAATCTCCCTCTATTGTTATTGCCGGATTTACTTCATACTGAAAAGAGAGTAACAATGGAATTGAATAATCTATCCAATCGCCAGCATCCCCTAATGGATAAGAAAATCCAAGGCCACCGCTGGCCAACATCTTCTTGTCAGATGACTCATTTAGATCAAAATCCTCAGCAATAGAGATACCTGTTACTGCAAAAACTAAGAATAATACAACAATAGATAAACATAACTTTTTCATAAAAAGCCTCCAACTTATTCATATCAATACTAGTAATTTATATTACTTTTTGTTAAAGAAGATAATTCTGTCAATAAATTTTTACTTTTATGTATATGGTTTTAGAAAATTCGAGAAAGCTGGATGGAAAGGGTAAATTATGGTAGTTTTCGAAATTATGTAGAAAATTAATTAGACATTAAGGCTTTAACCAACCGCTATAACAATAAAGAAAGCAGATGTTCTCTACTCATGATCAATGAGCTGAATTATTATTTATTGTAAATAAGAACCTACTTTTTCATTTCGACTGTAATCCTTAAGGGATGATCGTGAATATTGACTATTTTTTTCTCATCCCCAGGATTATAGGTTTTTGTAAAAAAATGTACTAACCTAAATTCTATTGGAAATTCTTTAACCTTATCCCAACCACTTCTGAAATCAAAACCTATTCCAGGAAGCTCTCCAGTCACCTCTTCCATAGAATCCTTTACATTCTTGTCATCTTTAAAATATAAAAATGCTTTTACTGGAGAGTTGGATGGGTAAATACATCTTGACCAAAAGGCCAATTCCTCATTTGAAAGCACAAACCACTGAAAGGGGGATAAATCGAGTTTTTTATCTGAATCGTCCATCACTCCATCGATTATGTGTCCTTTTGGATTGGTAGAAGAGTAAAAGGTACAACCCATGCAATCAGCAAAATCATCATATATGTGGACATGAAATTTGCTTGGAAGAATAGGAAGATCAACAACAAAAGGAAAGCTGGCATAGGAATAATAATATAGTGTATTCTGTTTAGTCTTACTAGCAGATATTCCAAAAACAAGCGGTGTCTTATTCTCACTATGCACGATAACTCGGACAGGGCCATCAATATAGCCAATCTCCTTTACCTTTATATCTTCTTCTGATCTGTGGAGGGTGAAAAACTTTTTTAATACTATACGAACCTTAACCCGATCAATAAGATCTGATCCACCTCCGCCAATCTTCTCCCAAAATGCATATTTGCTAGCTGCAACAGGATTCTCTTTATTAAACCTAGTGATATAATTCCAAGCCACAATCTTCATTTTTGCAGGATCATAATTCACGTAATCAATATCAGAAGGCCTTGGAGGATTATCAAAATTCATTAGATATACC
Proteins encoded:
- the mnmH gene encoding tRNA 2-selenouridine(34) synthase MnmH, which encodes MKEITYEEAYTLKKPFFIDVRSQYEYSIDHIPGAVNVPLFNNEERREIGRIYHLLGKGDAIIRGSEIAGSKIGDIVANLHKVRDSDFVIYCFRGGLRSTSLVSLFTSLDFNIYKLKDGYKGYRKYVLLRLNSLSIKPKVFVIQGLTGTGKTAVLRRLKNSIDLEGMAGHRSSVFGGIGLQQKTQKMFESLLLNRIDSLNEEEYIVFEGESRKIGNLHIPLKILNHLYNSPTILLKASIERRVEILLKEYTVNLNSDEVVSIVKSLSNRIGVKNVNLLVELFMNGKLFEFTRLLLDKYYDPLYKHTLKKMDFIAEIVNINCNKTTTEIERIIEEHIHSAA
- a CDS encoding pentapeptide repeat-containing protein — encoded protein: MTRIKFISKIMDLCFILFIGLSVNCSSLSKDADNVQLQQEDQNLIGIDLSKRDLSNSDFKGRDLRRANLSGANLSNADLRNADLTDANLSNANLFGANLSNANLTNANLSNANLTEANLTGANLRNADLSGIKLLNANLNKAKLSGANMLGADLRGANFRDADLTLTNLFNANLTKADLRRAQLNEANFGSSLLIQVDFTFSDLSSVNFKGASLRGSLIRKKWKKIIKSQKIKDFSSILWVD
- a CDS encoding ADP-ribosylglycohydrolase family protein; protein product: MKDKIKGILIGNILGDSLGTSLNGLSRGHIKSIYKEIVAYPDPIPALKGKINKWRKPGLYSSLTQMMIIFSSILNISPKRKISIFLKYIKNCPQIGGCEYGIFRHPGHMERNLIKRIYSTDKREEISEFTSPCARLIPVIIPGLLDNSIPQIQFISNIITFSQVFNRNIATTAATLAFATILRRLLYDKYVSKLIPIAIEEINILQGVIMDNSLLIDEQIIDVHSLKDSLASFNKIFNEIEAIEVKECAEEIICKHVNRSLKTPIKRATVNNPLSIVPYAIYLAGIQLEDPSTALFSSLHEGGSTSVLCSLTGIIMGTILGTSWLPNNLVQGLVNRKQILYIVESIASRNVTDSMILDFVQSEVSLTTKEIEELNAKMKHWKPNVKTHKTKKDQEKELTQHVVESWTKLDKSKWKREKRRNISKT
- a CDS encoding DUF1573 domain-containing protein codes for the protein MSKRFIIFSVYIIFSMLNLSCFGEPKIEFYETHHDFGEAGQNMTLKHTFFFKNAGGGTLLIKKIKAG